One window of the Dermacentor andersoni chromosome 10, qqDerAnde1_hic_scaffold, whole genome shotgun sequence genome contains the following:
- the LOC126545139 gene encoding uncharacterized protein, with product MERLPLLFVLAVAVQAAVREREDPPSAGCQLGAKLFGHGARVPRSDPCERCLCFAAQVICWQERCPNQTKAGCRERRMPGVCCPALECSDAPAADKAGPAVAAAAAAAAPDPIRAEPVVVETALHEGQQHPGQQGCVLGGQRFALGDLVPRASGPCMQCRCADGPRLLCRATPCGGPVMLGSSSPRRPPPPTHTVRRITPTLVLP from the exons ATGGAGCGGCTGCCGTTGCTGTTCGTCCTCGCGGTCGCCGTGCAGGCGGCGGTGCGCGAGAGGGAGGACCCGCCGTCGGCGGGCTGCCAGCTGGGCGCCAAGCTGTTCGGCCACGGGGCCCGCGTGCCGCGCTCGGACCCCTGCGAGCGCTGTCTCTGCTTCGCGGCGCAGGTCATCTGCTGGCAGGAGCGGTGCCCCAACCAGACCAAGGCCGGCTGCCGCGAGCGACGGATGCCCGGCGTCTGCTGCCCGGCGCTGGAGTGCAGTGACGCGC CCGCGGCCGATAAAGCAGGGCCGGCCGTTGCtgcagccgccgcagcagcagcacccgATCCAATCCGAGCCGAGCCGGTCGTCGTGGAGACCGCCCTTCACGAAGGGCAGCAACACCCGGGGCAGCAGGGCTGCGTCCTGGGCGGACAGCGGTTCGCGCTGGGCGACCTGGTGCCCCGGGCCTCGGGGCCCTGCATGCAGTGCCGCTGCGCCGACGGACCCCGGCTTCTGTGCCGGGCCACGCCGTGCGGGGGGCCCGTCATGCTGGGCTCGTCCTCGCCTCGCCGGCCACCGCCGCCGACGCACACCGTGCGCCGGATAACACCCACACTGGTGCTGCCCTGA